The genomic window TTCTTTGtggtcttcgttagcaatttcatCAACAATCTTTTCTCACAAACTACTGCTCAGATtcagttcaattttttaatgtaaattccttgggacaatgtctacaaattttggtaacattttttgacaaaatttgaATTATGAATTTTTGgtgacattttttaatatttaaaatttgcctttacttataatggtccatattttgatgcttataacatgtaaatggttatagATATGAATATAGCTACTATTGATCACtggtagaagtcatatatggacttagaTTGAAttcgttgagttctcctccagtgaaagtcccgcccacttctattgggagattgatctcctgcatccagacctcAGGACtcaaacatagagacagaacctgacaacctcacaaattctacttgttattgattcttgatggaaCATGTCGGTGAGATATAaggtcattggtcctatttttagtccaacggcccaAAGGTTCAATGGACTGTTGGTATTggttctcatctgtaaataatTTTTCAAGAACCTCATCTCCAAAACCGTCAGCCCAGAATcagttgaaattcatagcagaggttcctttgGGTAAGGTCCACCAAGATTATTGAAAGAATTGAGGAAatatagatttttaaatttttatgaatttttgaaatttttaaatacccattggtttataatggtgCTATAACTttgaaacagttgaagatattcatgtaattactattggcaatagatagttAGTCACATGTGGGCTTTCATttgtgccatgacctttgaccttgagtgaccttgaaaagtCAACCGAacgtcaattaatgtctttaaatatgccatcGGACTACAGTACCCTTGGCCCTATTTTTCTATCATGCATACACTTTGAGGGATGGTCTTTCCTCCATCATGGTCATGTTTAAATGCACTTGTATGAATAAATCAACTTCTTTTCCACTGATGGTGCTGCTTCGTCCTTTGCAGCTCAGCTTCAGATGATGGCTCTCCCTGCAGCATTTTTATCTGAGGACCAGTTCACCTGCTCCATCTGCCTGGAGGTGTTCACCAACCCGGTGTCCACACCATGCGGCCACAGCTTCTGCCAGGCCTGCATCTCCTCCTACTGGGACGGAGGGAGGTCTGGAGGCGGGGCCAAGTCCTACCAGTGTCCGCTCTGCAAGGAGTCCTTCAGGAAGCGTCCAGAGCTCCAAATAAACCGAACCCTGAaggagatcacagagcagttcaAACAGATGGCCGCCACTGGAGTCAGACTGGACGGAGGAGGAGGATTTCACGACCCCAACAACCATCCTTATCAGCGTCACATGTCGCTGTCTTTGTCCCAGAGGCGAGGAGAGATGCCCGAGAGCATCTTCACTGAGATGATGACCCGTTTTCAGATGCTGCCATCAGATGGCAACTATCAGAGTGACCCCAGTGTCCAGCACCCAGATCGGACCAACTCCCATCCACACCCTGGCCACCAGATTCATAATGACCCACCACCACCATATTCACCCCCTCGCAGGTACACACTCTTAAAGACCAGCAACTACTTTTGTACTGACTTTCAAATGAATAttactctacatttaacctttcctaagtgatttatcaccatttattgtagtattgTCCTCTGcactttgtatttgtttttaatttattgttcatgtggatgttcataaaaggtcagacaaaattaataataatgcctgggggggggcagactgacagaagcgtggcacagcccctcccaccaccatcaaacattcatacaccagtgtgagtagcagcactggaggacaGGAGGGTGAAGTGTGTTGCCCAAgagcacaacagcacatggacagagcgggattcgaaccgccaacccttcggttattggacgacccgctctaccatctgagccatggccacccgtAATTACAGGGGTATTATTTAAAACTAAGAAAACCGAGGAAAAAGTGtcagcaaaatatattgttaacataaaaacaagcacctaACCATTGCCATTTATCAGACTACATTGGTTTTcttggtgaatctatgttgtagaagatgacagtgtttctatgttcactacggagcctcagaacatccaaatgggtcatacatcAGATAAAAGATAAATAATATACGACCaggaaacaaagataaaaaacttttttttcattcagtcatGGATAATGACTCAGCTCCTGTAACTCTGAAACCACCTCATGTTAAATGGCTGTTTAACAGATACACGGTGAGTGGCTCCAGCGACTCCAGCTCCAATCTGCCGCTGTGTCCGATCCATCGAAGAGGATTAGAGTTCTTCTGTCGGACTGATAATACCTGTGTCTGCAGCGTCTGTGTGGAGATGGCTGAGCATCGAGGACACAGCGTCATCCCTGCCAAGAGGGAGTGGCAAATCAAGAAGGTATTTGAGTCAATTTGATCACTTATTAGCCAAGCTCAACGTCTTCTGATAAGAGAACGGTGGTTTTCATTGTGGTTTAACATTTTCCTCTAAAAAAAGACATATAAATCATGTAAAAATATGCTGTAGTCAAGAAAATTCAATGCATGAAAGGTATGTAGAAGCATGATGCAACATTGCAAAGATAAGAAATGTTTGCATCAGTCTCTTGCACTGGAACATTAGCAACAGCACTGAGAAGATTAGTGATATTTGACACGTTAAAGATTACGACAAACCCTTTAAAAACCCCTTTGCAACAATTTAAatgacattttcagtttttgtacATAATACAAAGATCAggcataacattatgaccactgagtGGCAAAGGGCAATTGGCCCTGTCAGTAGGTTAGATATTTTTAACAGCCAGTGAACATGTAGACCTCGAAGTTGGTGTGTTGGAATGGGCCAAATAAGCAACATaaagaactgagtgactttgccaAGGGCCATATTGTAATGttaatgactgggtcagagcatcttcaCAACTGCAGGTCATGTTGGATGTTTCTaatctgcagtggttagtactttCCAGAagttctaaaaaaacaaaacaaaacaactagcACCAAGGCATTAGCaacagatccctgaagtcctgttAGTAGAAAGGTGGGGCCTCCATGGATTGGATTTTTCCAGCACCTCCTACAAGTGATCAGTTGTCCTGAatttgggatgtccttccttagtccatttttggtcagatACATTTATTTTGGAATGTAGTTACATATTCCTATATGATGTGTGTAGTTGACCATCAGTGACGACTCCAGATTTAGGATAAGGGGTGCTTATGAGCTGAGAAGTGAATGTCAgatgtgtaaataaatgttaaagtgTCATCAGCAAACATAGATCTGTTGTGTGTTCAGTCACAGATAGGAATTACAGAGGTGGAGCTGAAGGATCTGATCTGTGAGAGAGAAAGGAAAGTTCAGGAAATACAGAGCTCCTTACGGGACATCCAGGTGAGTGCCTTTACACTGAGGACATATATTACATTTGGATTTTAAGTATGTgggcgactcatccagggtgtaactagccttcgcccataggtagctagGAGGTACTTTCAGCACCCCCTACGACCCTAGTGGGGATAAAACAGCTTCAGaagacgaatgaatgaatgaacatgtgaaacaTCCAAGGCTGCAGGATTTCACTTGTGTAAATAAATTACATGCATTTCCCTCACTCCCAATAAACTTGCATGGCCAAAAATTTTGGAAGTGACCATTTTTTCCCGAAGTGTCTCAGGTACATTTTATAGGTTTTTAAGACATTTAGTGACAAATAAATCACGTTTATGCAAAGAGTCGACATATGTCACTGTAAAACATGCATTCACTCTCTGCACCATAATCTGTTTATTCATTTCTCTAACTAGAACTTATGGCCAAAAGTATGTTCTGTAAAGTTACTATGACCTTTGGCTTTTGGTCACCAAAACCTAACCAGTTCATGCTTGAATCCAgattccaggaaaaaaaaatccctgaagGCAGTCTGAGATGTCACACATGAATGGACAGACACAAAATCCCATTGATCTTTGACATTTGGCTACCAAAACGTTTTCAGTACTTCCAtccaactgaacatttaagtAAAATTCTGATATATTGTTCCTGATATATTGACAGATGGATGGAGCCAAACAGTTTCTACAGATATGTGCCATGGATTCACCTAAACATACTTTAACCATAACTGTCACATTTAGTTTGTAACAGTATCAATTTTTAATATGTGGATAAAGGTACCGAGATGGTCTCTGAACCCCCATTTTAAACCTAACTGttgtgttttggttgttgttATGTTGGTTTTCTAAAGCTAGAAGTGGCCACATTAACATTAAAGGGGTGGGGCCTCACCTGTATTCTTGCACTTATTTGTATGTCCACAAGGGGTTGCCAAACAGCCATGATATACACATGGGTTTGCATCAATTATAGTGTCATATTGTTGGTTTTGTGGTGGATTCAGGCAAAAAAAGGAactttgtacaaaataataaaatgtacacctcaattaaaatgtgtaaaattcaCTTTGTGTTCTTaaagtttcacattttgatatttGGCGTTCATAAGTAATTGTTTATGTCACAGAACATAGTTTTACATGAGCTCATTAAACCTGACTTCACAAGTTCGCAGTCGATTTGACACTTTCCAACACCTCCTGTGTTTCCTGTGCCATTTCTCTTTTATCCAGGCTGCTGCTcagaaagagacagaaggagCTGTTGGTACGTTTTCCAAGGTCATCGCCAACATGGAGCGCTGCCAAGCTGAAGTACTGGAGGTAAATAACTAACATGGAAAATATATAAAAAGATCTGGAATTAAAGTGAATCCTCATCTTGTAacacagtttaattcagtttacagTATTTCACAGACTACATCAGTGTAAAAGTAGGCCTGGTCTGCaatatttaaagattttattaGACTTGTAGACAGTATaacccaggggtcagcaaccctggtcctagagagccactatcctgcatgttttagatgtttccgtcttccagcacacctgatggtcattatcaggcttctgcagagctggatgataggcttatcatttgaatcaggtgtgttgaaagagggatacacctaaaacatgcaggatagtggctctctaggaccagggttgctgacccctggtgtaACCAAACCCCAGCATCCTGTTCAAGTCATTTTTGGATTATCAATCAAGTCTAAACCAAGGTTTTTCAGTTAATCTTGTTCTGAAACCCAGAGCTTCAGTAGTTTCACTGTCATCTGAATCTGTCTGGAAGTTGGACTCAGCCCCATTAAAGTTTTTGAAAACTATCTTTCCCCTGTTAGCTGGTTCAGAGAGAGTTACAAAAGTCCAGATACTCCACAATATGGTAACTGAATTTATGGACTAAAGTGTTCAAGTCTAAAGAACAAGAAACAtcagagtaatgacacaagaaggCAGAAATAGAATATAGTTTTCATAATGACCCTCTTTTATGAATTATCATTTGAAACATTAACAGTTGGGTTTTCATCACCATAAATGAGCTGTTATCTATGTTAAGTCATATTACCATTAAGTTTAGACTAGACCAACCAAAAGTAGGACTAACAAAGGACTTCTGTGGTTTTTGCGGCCACTGTAAGGGAGGGTGAGACGGGGGCGGAGTCTTACCGGTAGATAGTTGTTGTAAAACTGATATTGGTCTTGGTTCTACAACATTTTGAGGATCTCAGTTTTGAGTGGATTCTTATTTCAAGCTTGACTGGACAGGACTCTGGATTTTATTTCATGGCTACAGGCAGGAATGtcaataaatcttttttttttctaaagatatTACCTATTTGTCAACATCATTGCTTTAGTTTAAAAAGTGTGTCTCTTTTATGTGTAAAACTTTTTGCCAGTTCTTATTTCTTCTTTTCACAGGCTGCCTCACTATTtactattttcattattattaaagatctattgtgaaggtgctgtgtccgacattgtcattgtcattgttgtcttcatcattgtcgtctttgttagcaatttctccAAACATCTTCTCTAACGAAagtactggttggattcatttcaaattttttctgtACCTTCCTTCAGACAATGGCTACAAAGTTTGCttgcagttttgagaaattttgatatttgcatttttgatgaatttttgaattatttaaaatttgtattttaaatattcaaccacccttgttttcttcagtttcttgttcattttaaagcctggtccaactaaaggtccatttgtttggacaaatataatgagaacaacacaaacagctcatagtagtttaatttcactgctgatatctatccatttaacatgttttctggataaaagcAAAATCCCTTccgttcttccatcagtatctgtgtaattgtactgacaaaaacagtgcttttattcattctatgttttcttttctgtctgttttagtcacatgacacacacaggagttaggaccaaattgcagaaccattgtttttgaggagttttgatggtttaataattttttttatgtgactgtatgttcatgttttgatggcttataaaatggaaatgtttaGAGATAGCcatgtagttactattgatcactgatagaagtcttgtatggactttcatttaattagctgagtaccacccactttttttttttttaacctttattgaagtgataccaagtgacaaagagatttgtgtacagtattatacaatatttacatgacatcatcaaaatgtgtgtgtgtgtggagaggtTAAGATacatggcatgtaatatacaaaaaaaacaaaatgtcagtcagtaataaaaatcagtgtcctgtcctggttgtgtaaatgctctgtgtgtggtggagtgtgtcaAATGTGTATATGGTGTGACTGTTGTGGTGTggacttctcaaaaaaaaaagtaaaaataaaaatcagggatatgaccaaacTAAGTGAGatgaagagaaaggaaaaggagagagagagagagagagagagagaggaaaaaggaggaaaacagtgggttaataaaaataaataaataaataaatgaaaataaccacATGAGATTCAAAGTACAATGCATCTACATTTAATGCCATTGGCCCCGCTGCCTCACCTCGCCATCACAGTTgcaactgtatttttttatttaccacccacttctattgtcagattgatctcctgcatctagACCACAGAACTCTAACACAGAGACAGAATCTGACAACCTCTTAAATTCaccttggtattgattcttggtagaccatgctggtgagatacagggacattgatctttttttttttacatgagttACTATTTGCCTTGACATCGTAGTCTTAGTCTTGGTCTTGCCTCAGTCACTTGGTCTTGGTCGAGGTGGTCTTGACTCCAACACTGACCCTCTAAGTTAATCCATGTGTTTGATAGTCAGTGTGGTGTATCTTGCTGTACATGAACTGAATCATTTTTCTCTTTCCTTAAGGTGATAGAGATAAGTGTGCGAGCGGCAGAGCGCAAAGCCCAGAAACTGATtgaaagagctggaggaggagctaTCTGAGCTGAGGACCAGGAGTTCAGCGCTCAGCCAGCTGGCGCTCTCTGACGACTATGTGCTCTTTCTCACGGTACAGAAGAAAACCTAAAACCTTAATGCTTTAAGGCAACAGAGAAGGAGGGTTCAGAGATGCATTCAGTTTAAGATACTCAGGTGCATCCTTTACATTTTGGGGGTGAATGACTGTGtactgcagtggttccaaccttttttgtctcacaACCCCATTTTtacacaaatttctggtgactccagacattcaaaatggatactttttttttttttttttttttgctaaaattatcatgtaatagtttgctatactatgttaccaataaatgttaattttagctgacagttagtctacataatgtctattattgtggacagaggcagtaaatccaggtgtagattactgcacaaaggctcaggatctgtccagtcagtccagctgggatttacaaggaggacaattaatactgaacaaacaagaactcaaactatgaattatgaaagagctgcagcatctgaaactgaccacaatgaacatttgacacagaaacagaaccacagtgctgcagtttgtctgttatggattgggattgtcgctgtcaactcatcatatattttttattagtaagtttttattttaaatttataaattactagaactttcaggcgaccccatttgaattccaggcgaccccacatggggttccgaACCCAAGGCTGAAAAATACTAGTGTAGTGCCtgtgacaggggtgtcaaacatatggcccgtggaccaaaactggcctgctaaagggtccaatcttgCCCATGGGATAAagtttcaaagtgcaaaaataacactgacaatattaacaatcaaaggggTCGATCTTGTTTTAGATCAGGTGCCAAATTCAGCCCACTATGATTgtaagtaaaacaatagcataataacctataaatattgagaactccaaattttattctctatatttaacctgaaaaaagtaacaaaaaaaaaaattgcattatgaaaatatttacatttacagactgtcttTTCTCAATAAAATcggaattacctgaacaaatatgaacgacctgaaatgtctaaagaaaatgaagagcaattttaacagtaatctgcctgttaccaaatatttggtgcatttgtagatccactgtgatctgtaattgtgATGATATTCAGCTGAtccataatattgttgaaattatggtaattttttttttttttttgaaatttcaaaGTTGTTTCATGTTTGTTCTAGTTTTTCACAtctacataatgtaattttatttttttcactttaaaacaaagaaaaaaatattcattattattgttattataggttattatgcctcttattttactggttttagatgacattgagctgtatgtggcctctgaactaaaataagtttgacacctctgatgtgcTATGAGCTAAATGGAAGTTT from Sphaeramia orbicularis chromosome 1, fSphaOr1.1, whole genome shotgun sequence includes these protein-coding regions:
- the LOC115418734 gene encoding LOW QUALITY PROTEIN: E3 ubiquitin-protein ligase TRIM21-like (The sequence of the model RefSeq protein was modified relative to this genomic sequence to represent the inferred CDS: deleted 1 base in 1 codon); this translates as MMALPAAFLSEDQFTCSICLEVFTNPVSTPCGHSFCQACISSYWDGGRSGGGAKSYQCPLCKESFRKRPELQINRTLKEITEQFKQMAATGVRLDGGGGFHDPNNHPYQRHMSLSLSQRRGEMPESIFTEMMTRFQMLPSDGNYQSDPSVQHPDRTNSHPHPGHQIHNDPPPPYSPPRRYTVSGSSDSSSNLPLCPIHRRGLEFFCRTDNTCVCSVCVEMAEHRGHSVIPAKREWQIKKSQIGITEVELKDLICERERKVQEIQSSLRDIQAAAQKETEGAVGTFSKVIANMERCQAEVLEVIEISVRAAERKAQKLLKELEEELSELRTRSSALSQLALSDDYVLFLTTFPAVSVPPQMKDWSGASVESDLTSGGILKTVTQMVDHIQEEMRKLPEVCQRSISDHSVTRPNPKVRRVQEYAADITLDPSTAHPRLIISADGKQVQCGDRHQSVPDNPERFDRVVCVLAHEGFNSGRHYWEVEVGGKTDWDLGVASRSVSRKGKITVSPAHGYWFLSLRDRTDYAFRTEPSTSLTVNLRPSRIGIYVDYDKGLVSFYNVEARVLIYTFTDTFSNTIHPFFSPCTNKSGRNEAPLVICPVTAAE